In the genome of Calothrix sp. PCC 6303, the window AGATAGAAAACCATAATTCCCTCATCCAATCACTATTACAACATTGGCGACAACAACAAGAAGATGATGCGTTAGCTACGGCTTGTGCTTTAGTTGACGACTTAGATTTAGGGTGGGATAGTGGATGGCAGACAGCAGCAATTACAGACTTGGAAGCATCTGGACTGTAAATTTTGACCCTTCAGTCGCTACAGAAATTCGGAAAACACGTCCAGCTTTAGTAATATCTGATACTTTATTTAATGTTGCACGTCGGAAAATTACGGTACTCCCCTTCACTTCCATCCGACTCAATGATTCTCGGATTTCACCTGCTTTAGTGGTGGTACCTACATCACCATTAAACGGGTTATCCGTGGATAGTATGTTAGTATGCGTCGAACCGATGACTTTTGATAAGGTACGGTTAATCCAGCGAGTGGGTGATTTAGAACCAGAATTATTACAGCAGGTTCAACATAGTTTACGTCACTACTTGGGTTTGAATCTAACTTGAGTTAGCGTAGCGTATAAATAAATTTTTAACTTTGTCTAGCTTGACAATGCCTTGGGCAATTATGAAGTGCTGATGAAAGACTTAGGGGCGTGAATACGTCCTAATGAGGAGCAAAAAAGTATTGAAAATAACATTTACATTGACAATCTTGTTTAAATGTATAGTTTTTTACTGACGTATATAATGTATATTTTAGATTTTGCAAGTCTTTTCGCTGACGTACTTAAGTATCCGATGTCATAATAAAACAATTAAGAATTGATAATCGGTAAAAAAGGAATACGTATGAGTTCGGGTAATAATCGTTTGCAAGTAACTCAGGTGCAGACTCGCTTGCTTTTGGGTTTGTGGGATTTGTCTGGAACAGAAAATAAAGTTACCAAAGGAAAATTAAGCGATCGCGCAGGACGTAAAAAAACAAACGCTGCTGTGTACGATAAAATTTACCAACAATTAGAAGAAGAAGGTGCGATCGCGGTTGTTGGCAATAAAAGGGTAGTTCATGTTTCCCTAACTAATAAAGGTTTACAGGTATTAGCTGAAGGTTTAAAGAGTTCAGATTTCAGCTTTGAGGGGACTATTATTGGTACTTGGGTAGCAAATGCTCTATTGAGATGGATGAGACAAAATAGTCTGAGTATTAATACAAGTGAATTAGCTAACGGATTTAAGAGTGCGATCGCATCTTATGACGAGTTTAAGTTATTACTTCTTGACTTGTTTGAAAAATTAAACAAAGGGAATGCTTACAGTGGATTAGTTCCAATATGGCATTTGCGTGATGAGCTACATGAAAGAGTGAGTCCAAATAAATTTAATGAGTGGATGATGGAGATGCAAGCACAAAAGTTGCTATACCTCCAAAGTGGGGAGGCTCGTGGAGCAACTGAGAAACAAAAGCGAGACTCCATTGAGAGTGAAATTCGAGGACTGTTATTTTTCGCTAGCAAACCATTATGAAATCAAGGTAGAAAACAAAAATGTCTATAATCGAACCCTATGCTTTGTTTGAAAAAGCTCGTAAACAATGCCCAAATCCTTTCACACTAGAATCAGTCATAACTGCAAATGAGGTTTGGGGTGAGGTTATAACTAATCTACCCAGTCTCAATGAACATATTGATCGGCAAATATCTGAGGCAATCTCCGAAATTAAACAAAAGTATTCGAGAAAAAAAGGAATTACGATTAAGGGTGATAGAGGTACTGGAAAAAGTCATATTATCCATAGAATATGGAAAAAAATTTCACAGCAAGGTGATTCTATATTTTCTTATATCGGTCCTTGTTCTAATCCTAAACGTATCAATTCTCATGTACGTTTTTATTTAGCAGATAGCTTTAATCATCAGGATATTAAGGGAGTTTCCCAATGGCAGAAACTTGCTGCCGCTGCAATTAAAACTTTAAAAGGAACTGATTATGAAGAAAAATATCGCCATTACATAGAAAAATGTGATTCTCCCAACGAACTGAAGAAGTATATTATTAACATTCAAACAAAAGAGACTCTCGAAGTTTTTTTTGATGAATTGGTTGAAGCAATATTAGAAAACTCTTCTAACATTGATTATAGTTTTTTGAGAGCAATACTATTTTTGCTGTTAAAAAATCTAAAAGATGCTCAAATAGCCTTTGCTTGGATTAAAGGTGAAGAACATTCGGAATTTAAAAAAGTACATTTACCTGAGTTTTCCCTCGAACAGCAAGAAGATAAATCTATTTGGATGATTCAGCAGATATGTAAACTAGCTGATATAGCCTCATTACCCGTGCTAATTTGTTTCGACCAATTAGATAGTGCTAGGACAGATAGTGATTCTGGTGATAGTCCGGCTGAAACTACAGCTAAGTGTATCGACCAAATTTACTTTCAGTGCAGTAATGTTATTCTAATTTGTTGTGTCATTAGTGATACATGGATAGAAATTGAGCAAATGGGAAGTGGTATTCCTGATCGAGTAGGTCAAAGTTTAGTTACTGCTCAACCACCTAATGCAGAACAGATGGTAGAGCTTGTCAAGCTCAGATTAAATTGGTTTTATAAGGAAAATCATCTAAATTCTAATGA includes:
- a CDS encoding type II toxin-antitoxin system PemK/MazF family toxin, translating into MADSSNYRLGSIWTVNFDPSVATEIRKTRPALVISDTLFNVARRKITVLPFTSIRLNDSRISPALVVVPTSPLNGLSVDSMLVCVEPMTFDKVRLIQRVGDLEPELLQQVQHSLRHYLGLNLT
- a CDS encoding type II toxin-antitoxin system ParD family antitoxin; its protein translation is MANISISVPDELLNYIDQKIENHNSLIQSLLQHWRQQQEDDALATACALVDDLDLGWDSGWQTAAITDLEASGL